The following are from one region of the Stanieria sp. NIES-3757 genome:
- a CDS encoding two-component response regulator → MPESAIICVDDEVTILDSLKEQLKRTFGDRYIYEVAESADEAWEIIEELKADDINIILIVSDWLMPKTKGDEFLTEVHQRFPNIITVMLTGQADETAIKRAREQANLYACLYKPWTEAELTQIINSVLD, encoded by the coding sequence ATGCCTGAATCTGCCATTATCTGTGTCGATGATGAAGTAACTATTCTTGACAGCTTGAAAGAACAACTAAAACGTACTTTTGGCGATCGCTATATTTATGAAGTTGCAGAAAGTGCTGATGAAGCCTGGGAAATCATCGAAGAATTAAAAGCAGACGACATTAATATCATTTTGATTGTCTCTGATTGGTTGATGCCCAAAACTAAAGGAGATGAATTTTTGACTGAGGTGCATCAACGTTTTCCCAACATCATAACTGTAATGCTGACTGGACAAGCCGATGAAACTGCTATCAAGCGAGCTAGAGAACAAGCCAATCTTTATGCTTGTCTATACAAACCTTGGACGGAAGCAGAATTAACTCAAATTATTAACTCAGTATTAGATTAA
- a CDS encoding diguanylate cyclase/phosphodiesterase — protein MTKAAIICVDDEEIILTSLEEQLKRNIGRDYDIELATSGQEALLLCAELEAEGIPIALVISDQTMPRMPGDEFLIKLHASYPQTLKILLTGQAEADSVGNIVNAAALYRYIAKPWNTTDLILTVKEALRRYGQEQQLAEQNILLRQTNQKLQKSRDLLLATLDATDDGILVLDHQGKVVIFNQQFADIWGFCSNLGEKNSDEILTLVFQQLVAPYACDLTKQNSQSQLQKYKLLKLKNGKILECYSQTQRLEQEVVGFVWGFRDVTEREKSQAIAQQKVFYDTLTDLPKRSILTNQLSEAITKAQQSSSSLAVMFVDLDRFKVINDTLGHSAGDRLIQQVGQRLKNCIKDNELIARWGGDEFTLLLPRINSQTDTSELATKILETLKPSFHLEDKPIHLTTSIGIAIYPEHGADAETLLKNADAALSQAKQQGRNNCQYYNPTINSQVNNLLIIDNLLHSALEQEEFILFYQPIVNVMTNQIVKMEALLRWQNRQLGFVSPQNFIPLAEENGTIVPIGEWVLKTACAQNKLWQEMGLLPIKMSVNLSVRQFQQPNLVSTIINVLQQTQLAPSSLELEITESVTMRDVELAKTILKEFNEMGIALSLDDFGTGYSSLGYLKQFPFHTLKIDRSFIKDLTASSQDLAIVNAIIALGKGLNLTVVAEGVETEEIKNLLKNMGCEYIQGYFFSKPVSAAEATQLLKTHRFI, from the coding sequence ATGACTAAAGCAGCGATTATCTGTGTTGATGACGAAGAAATAATTCTGACCAGCCTAGAAGAACAGCTAAAACGTAATATTGGTAGAGATTACGACATTGAGTTGGCTACTAGTGGTCAGGAAGCACTTTTGTTGTGTGCAGAACTTGAAGCAGAAGGAATTCCTATTGCTTTAGTTATTTCCGACCAAACAATGCCAAGAATGCCTGGAGATGAGTTTTTAATTAAACTTCATGCTTCTTATCCTCAAACCTTAAAAATTCTTTTAACTGGTCAAGCTGAGGCTGATTCTGTTGGTAATATCGTTAATGCAGCAGCTCTCTATCGCTATATTGCTAAACCTTGGAATACAACCGATCTGATTTTAACCGTCAAGGAAGCCTTGCGACGCTACGGGCAAGAACAGCAATTAGCCGAGCAAAATATTTTATTGCGACAAACTAATCAAAAACTGCAAAAATCTCGTGATTTGCTGCTAGCAACTCTGGACGCTACCGATGATGGAATTTTGGTTTTAGATCATCAAGGCAAAGTTGTTATTTTTAATCAACAATTTGCTGATATCTGGGGATTTTGTTCTAATTTAGGCGAAAAAAATAGTGATGAGATTCTTACTTTAGTTTTTCAGCAACTAGTAGCACCTTATGCTTGTGATTTGACCAAACAAAACTCTCAATCTCAACTACAAAAATACAAGCTTTTGAAACTAAAAAATGGCAAAATCTTAGAATGTTATTCTCAAACTCAACGACTAGAACAAGAAGTGGTCGGTTTTGTCTGGGGTTTTCGAGATGTTACTGAACGAGAAAAATCTCAAGCGATCGCTCAACAAAAGGTTTTCTATGACACTTTAACCGACTTACCAAAACGCAGTATCCTGACTAATCAATTATCTGAAGCTATTACTAAAGCTCAACAAAGCTCTAGTAGTCTGGCAGTAATGTTTGTCGATTTGGATCGATTTAAAGTTATTAACGATACTTTAGGTCATAGCGCAGGGGATCGATTAATCCAACAAGTAGGACAACGTTTGAAAAACTGTATTAAAGATAATGAACTCATCGCTCGTTGGGGAGGAGATGAATTTACGTTGCTATTACCCAGGATTAATAGTCAAACAGATACTAGCGAGCTTGCTACAAAAATTCTAGAAACTCTTAAACCGTCTTTTCATCTAGAAGATAAACCGATTCATCTTACCACTAGTATAGGCATAGCTATCTATCCTGAACATGGTGCAGATGCCGAAACGTTACTAAAAAATGCCGATGCAGCTTTATCTCAAGCTAAACAACAAGGACGAAATAACTGCCAGTATTACAATCCAACTATTAATTCTCAAGTAAATAACCTCTTAATCATAGACAATCTTTTGCACTCTGCTTTGGAACAAGAAGAATTTATCCTCTTCTACCAACCCATAGTTAATGTTATGACTAATCAAATAGTCAAAATGGAGGCTCTTTTACGCTGGCAAAATCGCCAACTAGGGTTTGTTTCCCCTCAGAACTTTATCCCTCTAGCAGAGGAAAATGGCACAATTGTCCCTATTGGTGAATGGGTACTCAAAACTGCTTGCGCTCAAAATAAATTATGGCAAGAAATGGGATTATTACCAATTAAAATGTCAGTTAATTTATCGGTGCGTCAGTTTCAGCAACCCAATTTAGTCTCGACAATTATCAATGTTCTTCAACAGACTCAATTAGCACCATCTTCTTTAGAATTAGAGATTACAGAAAGCGTCACTATGCGTGATGTAGAGTTGGCTAAAACTATTCTTAAGGAATTCAATGAAATGGGAATTGCTCTTTCTTTGGATGATTTTGGAACTGGCTATTCTTCCCTAGGATACCTCAAACAATTTCCCTTCCATACTCTTAAAATAGATCGTTCTTTTATTAAAGATTTGACGGCTAGTTCTCAAGATTTAGCTATTGTCAATGCCATTATAGCTTTAGGAAAAGGGCTTAATCTTACTGTAGTAGCTGAAGGAGTAGAAACAGAAGAAATCAAGAATTTACTTAAAAATATGGGCTGCGAATACATTCAAGGTTATTTTTTCAGTAAACCTGTATCTGCTGCTGAAGCAACTCAATTGCTTAAAACTCATCGCTTTATCTAA
- a CDS encoding nicotinate-nucleotide pyrophosphorylase produces the protein MKAVLPAQIILEPFLRQWLLEDIGRGDRTSAGLFCGEVKQGKAEWIVKEEGVIAGLPIAARVFQLLDENVNFEPTIAEGEFGRLGTIIATIEGNQAALLTGERTALNLVMRLSGIATLTRKYTEQIADLPTKLVDTRKTTPGLRILEKYATQVGGAVNHRMGLDDAVMIKDNHIQAAGGIASAIALLRENMPYPLTIEVETSNLQEVQAALEQGADIIMLDNMSLEMMVQAVKLIRACHSNIKIEASGNITLARIRAVAETGVDYISSSAPITRSSWLDLSMRMI, from the coding sequence ATGAAAGCCGTTTTACCTGCCCAAATAATTTTAGAGCCTTTTTTACGTCAATGGTTACTGGAAGATATCGGCAGAGGCGATCGCACTAGTGCAGGATTATTTTGTGGGGAAGTAAAACAAGGTAAGGCGGAATGGATTGTTAAAGAAGAGGGTGTCATCGCAGGATTACCAATTGCAGCTAGAGTATTTCAATTATTAGATGAAAACGTTAATTTCGAGCCGACAATAGCAGAAGGAGAATTTGGTCGATTAGGAACAATTATCGCCACAATAGAAGGAAATCAAGCAGCTTTATTAACTGGAGAAAGAACAGCATTAAATTTAGTTATGCGTTTGAGTGGGATTGCCACTTTAACCAGAAAATACACTGAACAAATTGCCGATTTACCAACCAAACTAGTAGATACTCGGAAAACTACTCCAGGGTTAAGAATTTTAGAAAAATATGCTACTCAAGTTGGGGGTGCGGTTAATCATCGCATGGGATTGGATGATGCGGTGATGATTAAAGATAATCATATTCAAGCAGCAGGGGGAATTGCCAGCGCGATCGCGCTTTTACGAGAAAATATGCCCTATCCTTTAACAATTGAAGTAGAAACAAGCAATTTGCAGGAAGTACAAGCAGCTTTAGAACAGGGTGCAGATATTATCATGTTAGATAATATGTCACTGGAAATGATGGTTCAAGCAGTGAAACTAATTCGCGCTTGCCACAGTAACATCAAAATTGAAGCATCGGGCAATATTACTTTAGCAAGAATTCGTGCTGTAGCAGAAACAGGAGTTGATTATATTTCTAGTAGTGCGCCGATTACGCGATCTTCTTGGTTAGACTTAAGTATGAGAATGATTTAG
- a CDS encoding HNH endonuclease has protein sequence MGKVLVLNASYEPLNITSWRRAVVLLIKGKAEQLEHNGMFLYADVPLPTVIRLRYYVRVPYKEIPLTRRNVLERDRHTCQYCRAKNEQLTLDHVIPRSRGGGDTWENLVAACVRCNVKKGSRTPKEANMALLTQPRRPHSSLHFEIVKYTQGNHNQEWKKYVIGI, from the coding sequence ATGGGCAAGGTTCTGGTGCTAAACGCCTCTTACGAACCGCTCAATATCACTAGTTGGCGCAGGGCGGTTGTACTACTTATAAAGGGCAAAGCGGAACAACTCGAACATAACGGCATGTTCCTTTATGCCGATGTTCCTCTACCGACGGTTATTCGACTTCGTTACTATGTTAGAGTTCCTTATAAAGAAATTCCTTTAACTCGTCGTAACGTTTTAGAAAGAGATCGTCATACTTGTCAATACTGTAGAGCGAAAAATGAGCAATTAACTTTAGATCATGTTATTCCCCGTTCTCGTGGTGGAGGAGATACCTGGGAAAACTTAGTGGCAGCTTGTGTACGCTGTAACGTCAAAAAAGGCAGCCGTACACCAAAAGAAGCTAACATGGCTCTTCTGACTCAACCCCGCAGACCTCATAGTAGCCTTCATTTTGAAATTGTCAAGTATACCCAAGGTAATCATAACCAAGAATGGAAAAAATATGTCATCGGAATTTGA
- a CDS encoding alanine racemase, which yields MLSWQPTTRQVQPREKIEQLSLVNRQRAWVEIDLKALAHNVRQIKQILAPATELMAVVKADAYGHGAVTVAQTALNHGASALAIATLGEGIELRQAGIDAPILILGAINTVEEIEAVAAWQLEPTICNPQQALIFAETLARTQENLAVHLKLDTGMSRLGTNWQSATEFVRLVQQLPYLSIASIYSHLATADELDPTIMKLQQQRFQEAIAQLQLNHLTPPCLHLANSAATLCDRSSHYDLVRVGLALYGLYPATHLQSTVDLKPVLQLKAKITQVKQITAGTGVSYGHHFVADKDLTIAVVGIGYADGVPRHLSNRLKAIVRGQLVRQIGTITMDQLMLDLSDLPNLQPGEIVTLIGKDGDCVISADDWAKTLDTISWEILCGFKHRLPRVNI from the coding sequence ATGCTTAGTTGGCAACCAACTACTCGACAAGTGCAACCAAGAGAAAAAATCGAACAATTATCCTTGGTAAATCGTCAACGAGCGTGGGTAGAGATTGATTTAAAAGCTTTAGCTCATAATGTACGTCAAATTAAACAGATTCTTGCTCCTGCAACAGAATTGATGGCTGTCGTGAAAGCGGATGCCTATGGACATGGTGCAGTTACTGTCGCTCAAACAGCTTTAAATCACGGTGCTTCAGCTTTAGCGATCGCAACTCTTGGGGAAGGAATCGAACTGCGTCAGGCGGGAATTGATGCGCCAATTTTAATTTTAGGAGCAATCAATACGGTGGAAGAAATTGAGGCAGTGGCAGCTTGGCAATTAGAACCAACAATTTGTAATCCACAACAGGCTCTAATTTTTGCAGAAACTTTAGCCCGTACTCAAGAAAATTTGGCTGTCCATCTCAAACTTGATACAGGAATGTCTCGCTTAGGTACTAATTGGCAAAGTGCGACAGAATTTGTCAGGCTGGTTCAGCAACTACCTTATTTAAGTATAGCTAGTATTTATTCCCATTTAGCTACTGCCGATGAACTAGATCCTACCATCATGAAATTACAACAACAGCGATTTCAAGAAGCGATCGCTCAACTCCAATTAAATCATCTAACACCCCCCTGTTTGCATTTGGCTAATTCGGCTGCCACTTTATGCGATCGCAGTTCACATTACGATCTTGTCAGAGTTGGTTTAGCTTTGTATGGACTTTATCCTGCTACTCATTTACAATCTACAGTCGATCTCAAACCAGTTTTACAATTAAAAGCGAAAATTACTCAAGTTAAACAAATCACTGCTGGTACAGGAGTTAGTTACGGACATCATTTTGTAGCAGACAAAGATTTAACTATTGCTGTAGTCGGAATTGGTTATGCTGATGGTGTCCCCAGACATCTTTCTAATCGTTTAAAAGCGATCGTTCGTGGTCAATTGGTGCGTCAAATTGGAACAATTACTATGGATCAGTTGATGTTGGATCTTAGTGATCTGCCTAATTTGCAACCAGGTGAGATTGTGACTTTGATTGGCAAAGACGGAGATTGTGTAATTTCGGCAGATGATTGGGCGAAGACTTTAGATACTATTTCTTGGGAAATTCTTTGCGGTTTTAAACATCGATTACCGAGAGTAAATATTTAA
- a CDS encoding phosphohistidine phosphatase, SixA — MEVYLIRHGIAAERGTYANDEQRPLVEKGRIKTKQVAEKLLAINLKFDRILTSPLTRAHQTAEILQKVGLTNQIEIFEPLAPSGDIKRWLEWYAQFSEPNSDCKLALVGHQPDLANWAEMLVWGKIKEQIVIKKAGIVGLNVPQIDNPLGKSELFLLSSPKWLI; from the coding sequence ATGGAAGTCTATTTAATTCGTCATGGTATTGCTGCTGAACGAGGTACTTATGCTAATGACGAGCAACGTCCACTGGTTGAAAAGGGTCGGATTAAAACTAAACAAGTAGCTGAAAAATTATTAGCAATTAATTTAAAATTCGACCGTATTTTAACTAGTCCTCTAACTAGAGCGCATCAAACAGCAGAAATTTTGCAAAAAGTTGGTTTGACTAATCAAATCGAAATTTTTGAACCCCTAGCACCCAGTGGTGATATTAAGCGGTGGTTAGAATGGTATGCGCAGTTTTCTGAACCTAATTCAGATTGCAAATTGGCTTTAGTTGGTCATCAGCCAGATTTAGCAAATTGGGCAGAAATGTTGGTATGGGGAAAGATTAAAGAACAAATTGTTATTAAAAAAGCTGGTATTGTAGGCTTAAACGTACCGCAAATAGATAATCCTTTAGGTAAAAGCGAATTGTTCCTGTTAAGTTCTCCTAAATGGTTGATTTAG